A stretch of DNA from Schizosaccharomyces osmophilus chromosome 2, complete sequence:
CTGCCGTCTCTGTACTCGCGTAAAAGTTGCAAGCATCCATCAGAACCCGCAAATGATGAGCAAAGTTCTCTTCATATCGCTTTAAAATTTCTTCCATCTTGTCCATCCGTACATCGTCGTAGGACTCTTCGCCTGTCTCTGCGAGTTGCAATGACCTTGTAAATGAGCTAGTATACGATGCAAACATGCCACATGTTCCTAGCAATTTCGCGTTCACCTTTAATAGCTTAGAATTCGTCAACATGCATTCCTTTAAGCAagtatccaaaaaatcaacatGTTCTTGCATTAAATTATCCACGGTACGCGCGTGTTCTATACTCTTCATAAACACAGGCCAATGTGTTTCTATGACTTCGTTCATACTGTAATAACGAATTTTCTGTATCAGCGTAAGCATACGGGTTCGCATAAACCACgccttcttcttccatcgCTCAATCCGGGGAAAGGGCgacttgtttttccaaGTGGGTTTCTTGCTATGATGGAGCCAACTGTTTTCCAATTGCATTTCCACACGCTTCACCATCAAGAAAAAGCGAAACAATAACTGATATCGAATAATTGCCTTTCGTGATAAAATCAAAGACAAGGGAAACGGAACTTTATATCCAAATTGCATCGCTTCAAACccatcaatttctttttctgttgttCCTTTCGAAGACGAACTTTGACTCTTTTGGTCACTCCCACTATCCATTCGATTCGTGAAATGATCCATCATTCCCTTTTCGCTCTGTACCAATGCCGAATCCTCCAGTCCACTAATGCTCACGATATGCATCAACCAGTCAATCAAAGATGTCTGATTCAATTCAAGCGTTAGGTACTCCTTAAATGGGTCGACAGCTGTGATTGTTCCCGGTTGCCGGAGGGACAAGTCCAGCTGCGACTGCAGCTTGGTCGCAGAAATAAGCTTTACAGGTTTTCGCAATTCTTGCTGCGCTGTATCCAAAAAGGTAGAGAAAAAGTCAGACTgatccaaaaagaaatagtGTTTCAAAGCATGCAAGTGACTGTACAGCGATTGTGAAGATTGCAGCAACAGAAGCAGTGACTCATTTGCATAGACATAAGCATCTATAATGTTTTTGGTGAAATTCTCATCTTCTAAAGTATCCGGCCATCCaggattttcttcttcaggatTGGCCGCCAAAGTCTGGCTAACATTATCCCCAGACGCCTGTTTGCATTCAATTACAACATTCAAGTATTTTCCTGCAAGCAAAACCTTGTCTTTTAGCTGGGAAAGTTGCGCGGGAACCTGATCTTCACGAATAACATAGCGCTTTTCCCAATATTCGTCTGTATAGTCATCGTCAAGTCTTTGTGAAGTTAGACTCCTGTGAGATTTAATCATAAACTCTTCATACGGATCGTCAATTTTGCCCTCGTGAATCcaagaattcaaaaatctCATATACGGCCGTGAGGACTCTCGGAGAAGAAATGTCAAAATGTTTCGAGCTATAGGGTCACCAGCAAAATTCGTTAGGGCATCTGTCAAGTAGGTCAGAACACGACCACCTTTACAGACTTTTTTTCTCGATATTGAGCTCTGCATAATTTGAGAGATATCATTTCCCTGGTTGAGCTTTTCAAGTAAATCGTCTATATTGTCCAAACCCATGTCATCCTCCTGCTGATCATGCTCTGTTGACAAAACCAGATCGCGTATGATAAAGTACACTAGTTTCATAGAGCGAAAAGTAGgtaatatatataaacGAAGAgtttgcaaagaaaatccaGGATCCACTTGACACCTGTGTTCGCATTGCATGAGTAGTACAAGATAATCTGATATAAACCTTCTTAAAGCCGCACACAAAGCATGGTTTATATACCCATAGTCGAACTGACTTCTGGATTCAATAAATGTTACGATACTCAAGTAGTAGGAGCCCAATTCCAGAGTTTCGGAAATGATATCCTTAAGCCCCAAATCGAAACCAGGACAAATAGTAAAAGATGGAGGAGAAACGATCTTTTGTGAGTGGGATAAGCTAGACGCATCCTGTAAATGAATATAGTTTCCCTCCATGCCCATAAATGCATTCAAAAGCTCATCAATCAAGCACTTTTCTTGGTCGCGTAGAGATAATTCGGATGGGTTCCTCGtaatttttccataatGCAAATAATTTGACTGGGATCTTGTAATGAGCGGTGATTCGGCATCCTGAATCAACTGGACCTGATATACATTTTGCTCATGAGGAAAACTCTTGGAAGGTGACTCTAATCCCGTGTCTTCATTAGAGTGCACAGACGTGTTTGAACGAACCATGAGATTTTTATGATGAACAGATTAAGAAGATAAGCTAAAGAAAGTCTAATGTTTGTAGAAGGAATCTCAAAAGGGAATCAAAACTATGCCTTTCAATCATGCGATAAAGTAAGAATTAAAAACTTTCTTGTAttaactttttattttttaataagaGAGATTCTTTTCAACACAATCGAGCTGGATAAAAGcacaaatgaaaaagcaCCGTTTCACATGTATGCACGATGCTAAGGAGTATATAGGCCATACGAAAATGTCAGAGAAGAGTCATTAGGTGCAGGGGAAACATAGAAAAGACATGTAGTCAATTCACTATAGAATATTAAATAAGAATTCATATTTTGCATGCGTAGCATCGCTCCCATTGTgaagcttcttttcctACTTTTTCGTCTACGAAATTGTGGATTCCAGAATAACCGtgcaattttttgtatttcttaaaaagaaaaagaaataaaaaataaaactagAACAAATAGATCTCAAGCGCATTCTGAAAAGTTATATGCTTGTTTCCTCTTTCGATTACACGACAATTGACAGTTAACCATTTCCTAAATCTAAATTCAAGCTGAATGCTATTTTATGTACTTAAAAATATCTATCCATTGAATAATCATCGTTTCCTTATAACTTGCATTTTtatctttgtttacctGCAAATCTGATATCTcgaaatttttttcgtttgttgGCAGTCACCACCACACCTTTCCACATTGATAAAATGCTTATATTTTCTCCCTGAAGTATAAATTGCTTCGTTCTTACGTGAAAACAATAGAATGCTTCTTTACTAGGCTCCTTTTATTGAGATTTTAAGCTCCCATGCACCatgctttgctttgctttgctttcgtAGCCGTATAGACTTCCTTAGCAGTATTTCTGTTTGTAGCACACTATGAAAATACCTTGAGTACTCTTCATATAAAGACGTAATGATTTTTAATTACAGTTTAATGTAAAGCTTTGCAATAAACAAAGTCAACTTTGTGTAATTCAGCCGGATTCTCATTATTCGTTATAGTAGAACATATATAACCCCAACAAAACACAACaacttttaaattattGAAATTCGACAGTTTTCTAAGAATGGTAAGATGAATTACAAGAAGtttcatttattaaataaaaatggcGATATTAACTTTTGACATAGACTTGGGAAACTAGTAATACTGTCTTAGTGACCGGCGGCGCTGGATATATTGGCTCTCACACGGTAAGTGACTAGTAAATAAGGATTTTCGATTGGCTTAGAATAGAAagatttaatttctttttgtttcattgCCTTTCATGAAGTGTACAGACATGAAGCCTTAAAATGGAAATGTAGTTCTTTATTCACAACGATACCTTTACCTTTCCATCAAAGTAGATTTATCGAATTAAAATGCTTATGCTAATCCGTTGTAGGTAATTGTCTTGCTGGAAAAGGGATATAATGTCGTTATTGTTGACAATTTATGCAATTCCAGATATGAAGCCATCAAGCGAATCCAAAAGTTGACAGGAAGAGACCTTATTTTTTACAAGGTGGATTTGTTGAATGAGAAAGACTTGGACGAGGTCTTCGTGAAACACCCCATTTCCTCTGTTATCCATTTTGCAGGGTTAAAGGCAGTGGGCGAGTCTGTCAAGATCCCTTTGGCctattacaaaaataacattACTGGCACTGTTCATTTGTTGGAATGCATGAAGAGACATAATGTGAgagattttgttttttcttcttctgcaACAGTTTATGGTGATCCCACTCGTCCAGGCGGAACCATTCCTATTCCAGAGTCCTGTCCTCGTGAAGCTGCCAATCCCTATGGGAAAACCAAGCTCTTCATTGAAAACCTTATTGAGGATGAGAGCAAAGCTTCCGGATCGCTCAACGCCGCACTTCTCCGCTACTTCAATCCTGGAGGTGCTCACCCAACTGGTGAATTGGGTGAAGACCCTCTGGGCATCCCTAACAATCTCATTCCTTACATTGCGCAAGTTGCGGTTGGCCGTCGGGAGTATTTGAGCGTCTTTGGGAATGATTATCCAACACCCGATGGAACTCCTATTCGAGACTACATTCACGTTTGCGATCTCGCAGACGCTCACGTTGCTTCTTTAGCCTATTTGCAACGTAATTATGTTGGATGCCGTGCTTGGAATTTGGGCTCTGGAACTGGCAGCACTGTTTTACAGATTCATCATGCCTTTTCCAAGGCAGTGGGAATGGAACTTCCTTACGAGATTACCCCTAGGCGAGACGGCGACGTCGTCAATTTGACAGCCGATCCAAAGCGCGCTAATGAAGAGCTCGAGTGGAAGACCAATCGAAGCATTGATGAAATTTGCGCTGATGTCTGGAAATGGCAACGTAAGCATCCATATGGATTTGACTTTTATAAGGCAAACTCCAGTGCCAATTCCAATTAGATTTACTTCAATGTATGATGATGACAAACTGGGAAAAGGTCGTGATTGAAAATTTCCACCGgcttatttcttttacgtATCACTCtttattgaatttgctCCTGTTTATACTATTAATTATTTAACTCGCGAGTTAGCCATGGGTTGAAGggcttttgtttttatttcctgTCGGATTAATGTACGTGATCTACACTCGTTTCGACATATTGTACATAGTTTTGTGTCTTTTCACACTTTTTCACACTTTTTAATTATGTAATTTGTAATTAAGaagttttctatttctatttcttctcttttattGTTTGAGCGAAAAAAAGCTAGTTCATGCTTGCATTCCTCAActcttttaataaatttttaattgCGGCCATCCTTGGAATAGGTTCAATTATTCTatctattttatttttataattatttttttgttttcctaaatatctttttgtACACAGATTTGCATTGCAACATGAAAAAGGGCAAATTACCCCGGTAGCGACAAGCATACATGTAGAAATCAATGAAAGACATATGgttattctttatttgtattttaatttgaagtttttctttacaaagTGCGTTCTTGGTATAAGCGTTGTAAACCCAGGATAAGGATTATGCTACAGGTATTCATCCAGTCGCCCAGAATACCAACACTGTTGACATTCCACAAAGGATACTATCATCTATATTTGCCTATCATGCCGGGAAAAGAGAgtttagaagaagaaaaaaataagcagttggaagaaaaaagcagcGAAGCTTCCAAAACCGAGGATAATATGGCGACAAAACGTAAACACGAATCAAACGAAGAACACGAAGAGATTCCCGagaagaaaccaaaagaaacaaatgtagaagaaaagaatgaagcAGAGAATGAAGAGACGAACGAACGAATGAGGACTATAGATTTGGTAAGTGCTAGCGGTGGTCGTTTTGATACAGCTACATAAAGTTATTCAAGAGtataacaaacaaaagctaacaatttatttagaaaaaggatCAAGGCGAATCACCCGTCAAAAAACCTGTGAAACAAACGGAAGAGAAAGTGGCGGATGAAGCAAGTCCCTCAAAGcctgaagaaaaagcaagttcaGGAGAAGAGGAACCTAAAAAcgaaagtaaagaaaaagtagatCCACCGTCGAAAGCAAGCCCCAAGTTTTCTAGTTTCTCCAAGTTTGCATCCTTTTCTAACTCATCCTCTTCTCCGTTCGCGTCTATATCAAATTCGCAAGCaccagaaaagaaagaagaagccTCTCCTTCAAAAGCACCGTCGTTTGGCGCAAAATATGCGAACCTTAGCATGAACGACATCTTGGCGAGCACCAAGCAAACTAGCAAAGAGGAAGCCGCGGATGAGAAGCAACAAAGtcagaaacaagaaaagaaaagttttgaagaattattGGCAAATGAAACTCCCAGCGATTCAGCTGCAACCCCTGAAGCTACTGAGGATGCATCAGCTGGTACGAAAGCTGAAACAGAAGGGTTATCTGATAAAAATGGCGTTCAAATTAATCAGTTAAGTGAGAATGAAATGATCACTggtgaagaaaaggaaaagactCTTTATAGCATTCGTGCTCGATTGTATGTTGTTGACggagaaaagaagatatgGAAGGAGCGTGGTCATGGAGTTTTAAAAGTGAATGTTCCTCTCGAAGGATCTGAAGGAGCTCATCGTTTGGTCATGCGAAATGATGCCGTTCACCGGGTCATTATGAACGTTCCTTTATTTCAAGGAATGTCTGAGCAAGCATTCCAGATTGCTTCAGCATCTAGCGGCGGTTTCGCAAATTATGTGAAGATTTTCGtaattgaaaatggaaaGTCCGTTTTATACGCAGTCCATGTCAAAGACAACGAGTCGGCGAGCCAACTCAGAGATCATATCGTGGCAGCCATTCCAAAGCAAGATAAAGACAGCAAGAAAGAATAGATGAAGAAGGCAAACGAGTCAGTTCCatgttctttatttctttctgtactacctttttctaaaaaagtAGGTTGACCAAAGCTGAGAATACATCAAAGAACATTGTTGacactcttttttttttatcccttttcttttcacctcaaaagaaacaaactcATTTACccctttttgatttctcttATATCACAACATTTTCAATCATACGCAGCTGCTTCTATTGACATATCAATGTCTATGCCGATACACCAATGTTCCTTTCGACAaggttctttttttaatacgTGGATGATGAAACCCATCAAGGGATCTGGTGTACTTGAAATATGAAAGTAAGTACAGTTAATTCGGatttttatctttcttctcttcatttcattttctaatcgatctcttttttataaagtGCATCTTATTTCAACGCTTCTCTTGATGAATAGGTCTGGTATCGAACATCATCGTTGTCTACCATTCCAATCCACTGACAGCTGCACTTGCGTTTCACCCTCTATGAACCGGCTGTATCATCTGTATATTCTTTCGTTTATAGTTTTTACTAATCATACATATTGTTGTCTACATATCTTCAAGGTGATAATATCGTCTTAAGTTTATGATATTACTGCTGTGCTAATGATTGAGGGAAGCCAAATGGCGATTCTCGCTTTTAAATGTGTTTTTACATTTAGTTTATGTCATGAATGCAATTACACTAGAACTTACTTGCCGTGTCGTGAAATTGCACGTAGAGCAGAAATTATGCTTTACGTCAGTTCACTCGCATTGATGCAATGTTTCCAAAGCGTATATATATAGACACATATGAAGTAGAGCGTAGTAAATTTGTAACCAAATACACAGTTCGAGAATTTGTTAGCTTTTAATCGCATTAGCTATTGTCGAGTCGCTCTAACTTATTTGAAGATATTGGGTTAAGTCTTCTTGTCGCTTGCGTAATATTTCCAGtaattactttttcttataataaggaatttttgaaattgaggTTAGCACCTGGCTTATTATTTGCTGCTTTCTGTGTTAATTCAAGCTTGCCATATTTATTATacctttataaaaaagaaagatattgTGCTAGTTCTCTttgaaattccaaaatttgattGAGGTCTCAAACTAGTCCATTTATTCGTCATTTCcacattttgtttttactgTTACTGTTACTATTTCgttctgtttttttttttattctcctctattctctttttgcttGATTTCGCAATATGCGGGTTCAgcaattatttttaataagCACCCTTGCGGCTTTTGGAATTTATTCTAGCTTTTATGGGTTTTCCACATACAAAAAGCAGGATGTTTCTGCAATAAAAACTTGGCTTGACGAACATTCTGTCCCATACGGCACACGATCCACTCCTGTCGAGTTTAGGGACTTTCTGGTTGAACATTATGAGTCACTGATCCCAAGATTTAAAGAAGCGACCGGTCTCGAGTCATCCAGCTGGCTCGGTAAAAAGACCAATCCTTATTTTGCCACTGCCAAGCAAAAGGTGAATAAAGCTAGTCAACATATAGGAAACGTCGCTTCTGGTGCTAAAGGCACTACCTCTGATGTATGGGAAGAACAAAAATCTCGCTTTTTTGATGCTTGGAATGACTCCCAGCTTCGTGCATTTTTAGCTCGTTACAGTGAAGCATTTGCTCCCGTCgagaaaaaacatttgCTTGATAAGCTAtctccttcttctcttcGTAAACTGGCCGTGAAGGAATATACGATGCTGGTAAGTAAGCTAGGCGAAACTGGTGATTGGGTGTACGACACCTGGTCAGATAATGAGCTTCGCACTTGGCTTCACGATATGGGAGTTCCAATCCAGGCTCATGAAACCCGTCCCCATATCCTCAGCAAggtaaaagaaacaatggTTGAAAAGTTGGAGTCTGGTAAGCCTGTCGTTGACTCCATCAAGAAGGATGCAACGAAGAAAACTGACAAAACTGGTAAATATGTTGACGATGCTAGTAAAAAGGCCGAAGATTATGCAGAATATGCTTCTGAGAAGCTTACCGAGACCGGAGAAAACATTGGTGATAACTTACAAAAGAAGGCTGATAAGCTTCACGAAGCTTCCAAGGATAAAGGCCGCATAGCTACCTGGTGGTCTGAATCTGGACTAAAAGCATATTTGGACGCTCGAGGCATTAATATCTACCAACCGTCTGCTCTTGACAAATTATGGGCATCGGCTCGTCGCCAATACTACCTTAAGACGAACGGCTACGAAACTTTGAAAGCCTCAGTAAAAGAGCACGTATCTTCTGTCACTGACAGTGCTTCCGGTATGGCTTCCGATGCGGCTTCAGATGCTTCAACCGCAGCGACCGATGCATATCACGCTGCTACCACAAATGCTAATCAACTTAACGATGAAATCAAGCATGCAAAAAGTTCAAATGCACGTGATTTCTCTACCAAAACCAAGGATTTGAAACACAAGGCTTCCGATGCTGCTTCTTACGCCTCTGATAAACTTGATCAAGGCTCCGAAAAGGTTAAAGCCCAAAAAGAAgctgcttcttcaaaagctcGCGATTTGATTGACGAAACTGTGCTTGAAAAATGGCAGGAATCCAAACTCCGCGAGTTCCTTTATTTACGTGGTGTACCTGTCCCgaaaaagagcaacaaGCAAAAATTGATAGACATCGTTCGTAAACATTTCAACAAAGGAACGATTCCTCATTGGGCGGTACATTTTAACACACTTAGTTCAAAGGAATTAAGTAATTGGATTCaggatttcaaaaagtactATCACGGCAAGCTCCATCCTTCTAAAAATCGCGAGCATTTGGTTCAAAATGCGTGCAACATCTATCGTTCCCTAAAGAATCAAGGAAATAAATCTATTCTTAAGAAAGCCGAAAAGAAGTTTTCAGAGGCGTCCCTTCCTGATTACACTGGCTGGTCCAATGAGGATATAAAGTCTGCTTTGTCTGAATATGGAGAGGCAATCGGAAAACCTTTCCACCGTCAGGATGCAGTTGAAAAGTTGAAGCATCATGACTTGCTGTTTTACGGACCTATCCCCGGTAAAAAACAAGCCCAAGGTgtatttggatttttgcAACGTGTAGGTAGCTTTATCGGATTTGGAAAGCGTACTACTCCCGAAGAACAGCTTGAAGCGGACTATGACAAcgtgaaaaagaatatccCGAAAGTAGCATCTAAATACGCTACATCCGCTTCAGATTATGTGGAATCGAATGCCAAAAAGGTCCAAATGGCTTAATTAGTTTTATCCAGAATTCAAGGTAACCATGCTTTTTGTTAAGTGTTTATTTTATGATATATAATGAgttaatatatataaaaatataagtTTTGGCCTGATTTAAACAAATTCATCTGTAGAATTTTACTTTAAACGAAATTGAttttatataaacaaaGGCAGTGAAATAAAGCCAAGAAACAGTAGGTACATTGATTAAGCGTTATTAATTGAtacatttcaaaagtatCTGCTGATGAATTTCATCTAAATCCAAAGCGATCGCTAAAATAGGCAGAATCTGTTCACGGTGTTCTTGATTctccaaaaattgaatcAGAACATTCCTTACATATTCTTTGTC
This window harbors:
- the uge1 gene encoding UDP-glucose 4-epimerase Uge1 codes for the protein MTWETSNTVLVTGGAGYIGSHTVIVLLEKGYNVVIVDNLCNSRYEAIKRIQKLTGRDLIFYKVDLLNEKDLDEVFVKHPISSVIHFAGLKAVGESVKIPLAYYKNNITGTVHLLECMKRHNVRDFVFSSSATVYGDPTRPGGTIPIPESCPREAANPYGKTKLFIENLIEDESKASGSLNAALLRYFNPGGAHPTGELGEDPLGIPNNLIPYIAQVAVGRREYLSVFGNDYPTPDGTPIRDYIHVCDLADAHVASLAYLQRNYVGCRAWNLGSGTGSTVLQIHHAFSKAVGMELPYEITPRRDGDVVNLTADPKRANEELEWKTNRSIDEICADVWKWQRKHPYGFDFYKANSSANSN
- the alp4 gene encoding gamma tubulin complex GCP2 subunit Alp4; translation: MVRSNTSVHSNEDTGLESPSKSFPHEQNVYQVQLIQDAESPLITRSQSNYLHYGKITRNPSELSLRDQEKCLIDELLNAFMGMEGNYIHLQDASSLSHSQKIVSPPSFTICPGFDLGLKDIISETLELGSYYLSIVTFIESRSQFDYGYINHALCAALRRFISDYLVLLMQCEHRCQVDPGFSLQTLRLYILPTFRSMKLVYFIIRDLVLSTEHDQQEDDMGLDNIDDLLEKLNQGNDISQIMQSSISRKKVCKGGRVLTYLTDALTNFAGDPIARNILTFLLRESSRPYMRFLNSWIHEGKIDDPYEEFMIKSHRSLTSQRLDDDYTDEYWEKRYVIREDQVPAQLSQLKDKVLLAGKYLNVVIECKQASGDNVSQTLAANPEEENPGWPDTLEDENFTKNIIDAYVYANESLLLLLQSSQSLYSHLHALKHYFFLDQSDFFSTFLDTAQQELRKPVKLISATKLQSQLDLSLRQPGTITAVDPFKEYLTLELNQTSLIDWLMHIVSISGLEDSALVQSEKGMMDHFTNRMDSGSDQKSQSSSSKGTTEKEIDGFEAMQFGYKVPFPLSLILSRKAIIRYQLLFRFFLMVKRVEMQLENSWLHHSKKPTWKNKSPFPRIERWKKKAWFMRTRMLTLIQKIRYYSMNEVIETHWPVFMKSIEHARTVDNLMQEHVDFLDTCLKECMLTNSKLLKVNAKLLGTCGMFASYTSSFTRSLQLAETGEESYDDVRMDKMEEILKRYEENFAHHLRVLMDACNFYASTETAALLNLVMRLST
- the ish1 gene encoding nuclear envelope Ish domain protein Ish1; this translates as MRVQQLFLISTLAAFGIYSSFYGFSTYKKQDVSAIKTWLDEHSVPYGTRSTPVEFRDFLVEHYESLIPRFKEATGLESSSWLGKKTNPYFATAKQKVNKASQHIGNVASGAKGTTSDVWEEQKSRFFDAWNDSQLRAFLARYSEAFAPVEKKHLLDKLSPSSLRKLAVKEYTMLVSKLGETGDWVYDTWSDNELRTWLHDMGVPIQAHETRPHILSKVKETMVEKLESGKPVVDSIKKDATKKTDKTGKYVDDASKKAEDYAEYASEKLTETGENIGDNLQKKADKLHEASKDKGRIATWWSESGLKAYLDARGINIYQPSALDKLWASARRQYYLKTNGYETLKASVKEHVSSVTDSASGMASDAASDASTAATDAYHAATTNANQLNDEIKHAKSSNARDFSTKTKDLKHKASDAASYASDKLDQGSEKVKAQKEAASSKARDLIDETVLEKWQESKLREFLYLRGVPVPKKSNKQKLIDIVRKHFNKGTIPHWAVHFNTLSSKELSNWIQDFKKYYHGKLHPSKNREHLVQNACNIYRSLKNQGNKSILKKAEKKFSEASLPDYTGWSNEDIKSALSEYGEAIGKPFHRQDAVEKLKHHDLLFYGPIPGKKQAQGVFGFLQRVGSFIGFGKRTTPEEQLEADYDNVKKNIPKVASKYATSASDYVESNAKKVQMA
- the hba1 gene encoding Ran GAP Hba1, producing MPGKESLEEEKNKQLEEKSSEASKTEDNMATKRKHESNEEHEEIPEKKPKETNVEEKNEAENEETNERMRTIDLKKDQGESPVKKPVKQTEEKVADEASPSKPEEKASSGEEEPKNESKEKVDPPSKASPKFSSFSKFASFSNSSSSPFASISNSQAPEKKEEASPSKAPSFGAKYANLSMNDILASTKQTSKEEAADEKQQSQKQEKKSFEELLANETPSDSAATPEATEDASAGTKAETEGLSDKNGVQINQLSENEMITGEEKEKTLYSIRARLYVVDGEKKIWKERGHGVLKVNVPLEGSEGAHRLVMRNDAVHRVIMNVPLFQGMSEQAFQIASASSGGFANYVKIFVIENGKSVLYAVHVKDNESASQLRDHIVAAIPKQDKDSKKE